Part of the Caballeronia sp. SL2Y3 genome is shown below.
GCGCAATCTGCGAGATGGCCGGCACCGGCTGCAAAAAGCCGCGACCTTGCCGCTTGCGCCAGCGAAACGCCACGGCCGATTCCCAGTCGATTTCCGGCGCGGCCGGCGGCAGCATCCCTTCGATGCGCGCCAGAACCGCCTCGGCGCGCGTGAGAAATTGTTCGAGTTTGTCCATGTCCATTTCTGTGCGCGCCGGTCGGGCGCGCTTTACGAGCGGTAATCCGCGTTGATGCTCACGTAGTCGTGCGAGAGGTCGCAGGTCCAGATGGTCGCCTGCTGCTGGCCGCGGCCGAGCAACACGCGAATGGCGATCTCGCTCTTTTTCATCACGCGCTGGCCGTCTTCCTCGCGGTAGTCGGGGTTGCGTCCGCCCGCCTTCGCGACGAGCACGTCGTCGAGATACAGGTCGATCTTGCCGACATCCAGATCCGTCACGCCCGCATAGCCGATGGCGGCGAGGATGCGGCCCAGATTCGGGTCCGACGCGTAGAACGCCGTCTTAACAAGCGGCGAATGACCGATGGCGTAGGCGATCTGGCGGCACTCCGCGACGTCCTTGCCGCCTTCGACCGTGATGGTCATGAACTTGGTCGCGCCTTCGCCGTCGCGCACGATCAACTGCGCGAGTTCCTGCGCCACGGAGGTAACCGCGTCGCGCAACGCGGCGTACGCGGGCGAATCCGTGGACGTGATCGCGGGCAGGCTCGACTTGCCCGACGCGATCAGAATGAACGAATCGTTGGTGGACGTATCGCCGTCGATCGTGATGCAGTTGAACGAGCGATCCGCCACGTGCTTCACCAGTTCGTCGAGGACCGGCTGCGCGACGGCGGCATCGAACGCGAGAAAGCCGAGCATCGTCGCCATGTTTGGCTTGATCATGCCCGCGCCCTTGCTGATGCCCGACAGCGTGACCGTGTGGCCGTCGATCTGCACCTGACGCGACGCGGCTTTCGGCAGCGTGTCGGTGGTCATGATGGCTTGCGCGGCGTCGAACCAGTGCGCGGCCTGTTGGTTCGCGAGCGCGGCGGGCAGGCCCGCTTTCAGGCGATCGATAGGCAGCGGCTCCAGAATCACGCCGGTCGAGAACGGCAGAATCTGCTGCGGTTCCACGCCCGCGAGACGCGCGAGCTCCGCGCAGGTCTCGCGCGCGTGCGCCATGCCCGGCTCGCCCGTGCCGGCGTTCGCGTTGCCCGTGTTGACCACCAGCGCGCGAATGCCCTTGCCGCCCGCGCGCACCGCGTCCAGATGCTCGCGGCACACCGTCACGGGCGCCGCGCAGAAGCGGTTCTGCGTGAACACGCCCGCGACCGTCGCGCCTTCATCGACGCGAATCACGAGCACGTCCTTGCGATTCGGCTTGCGGATATTCGCTTCGGCCCAGCCTAGCGTGACGCCAGTGACCGGATGAAGCGCGGCGGGATCGATCGAGGGGAAGTTGACAGCCATGTTCGCGACTCGCTGAAGGTGGCGAGTGCCGGCTCGCATGCGCCGGCACGCTGTGAAAGACTGACGCCGCCCGGCAGGCCGGGAGCGCCGTGAAACGCCGGGCGCGCAGCGCAACGCGTGCTCGAACCCGGAAAGACAAACGACGCATTGCTGCGTCGCTTGCCAGATTTGTCGGACGGACAGTTCGTTATACGAGCTTGCCGTGACAGTTCTTGTACTTCTTGCCGCTGCCGCACGGGCACGGGTCGTTGCGGCCGACCTTCGGCACGTCGTCCGCCGGGCGCGTGGCCACGCTGATGTCGTCGCCGCCAGCCATCGCCTGACTGATCATCTGCGCGGTGGCCGTTGCCGCCGCTGCTGCGGGCGCAGCGGGCGCGGCCGCCGCGTTGTAGTCCGCATGCGTGAACGAGACATTCTCGACGTGGCTGCCCTTTTCTTCGTACTGCTCGGCGGCTTCTTCCAGCTGCTCCGGCGACTGAATCTGCACGTTCATCACGATGCGCGTGACTTCCTGCTTAACCGCGTCCAGCATGGCGGCGAACAGCTCGAACGCCTCGCGCTTGTATTCCTGCTTCGGATTCTTCTGCGCGTAGCCGCGCAGGTGAATGCCCTGACGCAGATGATCCAGCGCCGCCAGATGCTCGCGCCAGCGGCTGTCGAGCGTCTGCAGCATGATCGAACGCTCGAACGCGCTGAACGATTCGCGGCCCACGAGCGCGACCTTCGCCTCGTACGCTTCGTCGGCGGCGGCGAGAACGGCTTCGCAGATTTCCTCGGCGTCGATCGAGTTGGACTCGTTGATCATCTCCTGAATGGCGAGATCGAGCGACCACTCGTTGCGCAGGACTTCTTCCAGCTCGGGCGCGTCCCACTGCTCTTCGATGCTGCCCGCCGGAACGAACGTGCGCACGAGGTCGGTGATCACGCTATGACGCATGGCCGCGATCGTTTCCTGCACGTCGTTCGCTTCGAGCAGTTCGTTGCGCTGCTGATAGATCACCTTGCGCTGATCGTTCGCGACGTCGTCGTATTCGAGCAGTTGCTTGCGGATATCGAAGTTGCGCGCTTCCACCTTGCGCTGCGCGCCTTCGATGGACCGCGTGACCATGCCCGCTTCGATCGGCTCGCCTTCCGGCATCTTCAGGCGATCCATGATGGCGCGCACGCGGTCGCCCGCGAAGATGCGCAACAGCGGATCGTCCAGCGACAGATAGAAACGCGACGAGCCCGGATCGCCCTGGCGGCCTGCGCGGCCGCGCAACTGGTTGTCGATACGGCGCGATTCGTGACGCTCGGTGCCGATGATATGCAGCCCGCCCGCCGCCTTCACGTGGTCGTGCAGCGCCTGCCATTCGTCGTGCAGCTTCTGGATGCGCGCGGCCTTCTCGTTC
Proteins encoded:
- the argJ gene encoding bifunctional glutamate N-acetyltransferase/amino-acid acetyltransferase ArgJ, whose amino-acid sequence is MAVNFPSIDPAALHPVTGVTLGWAEANIRKPNRKDVLVIRVDEGATVAGVFTQNRFCAAPVTVCREHLDAVRAGGKGIRALVVNTGNANAGTGEPGMAHARETCAELARLAGVEPQQILPFSTGVILEPLPIDRLKAGLPAALANQQAAHWFDAAQAIMTTDTLPKAASRQVQIDGHTVTLSGISKGAGMIKPNMATMLGFLAFDAAVAQPVLDELVKHVADRSFNCITIDGDTSTNDSFILIASGKSSLPAITSTDSPAYAALRDAVTSVAQELAQLIVRDGEGATKFMTITVEGGKDVAECRQIAYAIGHSPLVKTAFYASDPNLGRILAAIGYAGVTDLDVGKIDLYLDDVLVAKAGGRNPDYREEDGQRVMKKSEIAIRVLLGRGQQQATIWTCDLSHDYVSINADYRS